In the genome of Spirochaetia bacterium, one region contains:
- a CDS encoding sugar-binding protein — translation MPTKSLQRWNQDGANMKKELEAAGYAVDLQYAGDNDIPTQVNQVENMIMNNDAALVIASIDGSALTEVLKGAKEKNIPVIAYDRLIMNSDAVSYYATFDNYGVGVIQGQFLKDKLDLDNRTTPAYMEFFTGAPDDNNCVYFWGGAMSILKPYLDSGKIVCLSGQTGKEQCSTPNWSTESAQQRMENLITSCGYGPNAQKLDAVLSSNDSVAQGISNALVDAGYTKDNFPFLTGQDCDVTSVKNMIKGEQSMSVFKDTRTLASKVVTMVDALMKGGQPEINDTKSYDNGSGIIPTYLCTPVYASIDNYQQLLVDSGYYTKEQLGL, via the coding sequence ATGCCGACCAAAAGCTTGCAAAGGTGGAATCAGGATGGAGCCAACATGAAGAAAGAACTTGAAGCGGCTGGCTATGCAGTTGACCTTCAGTATGCTGGTGACAATGATATTCCGACACAGGTCAATCAGGTTGAGAATATGATCATGAACAATGATGCTGCTCTTGTCATTGCATCAATTGATGGATCTGCCTTGACAGAAGTACTCAAGGGCGCCAAGGAAAAGAATATTCCTGTCATTGCCTATGATAGGCTGATCATGAACAGTGATGCTGTTTCATATTATGCAACGTTCGATAATTACGGTGTCGGAGTCATCCAGGGACAGTTCCTGAAAGACAAGCTTGACCTTGACAACCGTACGACTCCTGCCTATATGGAATTCTTCACCGGTGCTCCTGATGACAACAACTGTGTCTACTTCTGGGGCGGTGCTATGTCTATCCTGAAGCCATATCTTGACAGTGGAAAGATTGTCTGCTTGTCCGGACAGACAGGTAAAGAACAATGTTCAACTCCGAACTGGAGCACTGAATCAGCACAGCAGAGAATGGAAAATCTGATTACCAGCTGTGGGTATGGTCCGAATGCCCAGAAGCTTGATGCTGTCCTTTCTTCAAATGACAGTGTTGCCCAGGGTATATCCAATGCTTTGGTCGATGCCGGATATACAAAGGATAACTTCCCGTTCCTTACCGGTCAGGACTGCGATGTGACTTCTGTCAAGAACATGATCAAGGGCGAACAGTCCATGAGTGTGTTCAAGGATACAAGGACACTTGCCAGCAAGGTCGTGACAATGGTCGATGCCCTCATGAAGGGCGGACAGCCTGAAATCAATGATACCAAGAGCTATGATAACGGTTCTGGTATCATTCCGACATATCTGTGCACTCCTGTTTATGCATCCATAGACAATTATCAGCAATTGCTTGTTGACTCCGGTTATTATACCAAGGAGCAACTTGGTCTGTAA
- a CDS encoding extracellular solute-binding protein, producing the protein MKKVFSLVMIGILAASAVFAQGSGEGQSGAKKVKLTIAGRDGAYGDAMQIAVNDYMAQHPNVDIELLKLSGSSLFEKTVIDIKTQTGTYDIILIDDTNVTQFQKSGWLVDLDNLYKEEGKTVDSDLIPSTVKLGRYPYADNGTLFAMPIVGNVELFAYRKDLMAKYGYENPTTYSQILEAVKKIDAGEKGVDGVVFRGVKGNPIVTGFLPIFWAFGGHVLDADGNVTFDSPQARAAMNYFLELAKYAPEGVSMYQSTQVKDAIYAGTAAVATEVWPGWIGELENPEKSKVVGKVAVVKSPGEKVNASSMLGVWLAAIPTTSQHQKAAFDFLQFLTSKDMQSKMSLETGVPPTRVSVFKEEAQQAKYPWYTAQLDALENGVARPRSVKWKEIEDQLGTVLQEAILGNYDAKQAVAEATKDIKSVLE; encoded by the coding sequence ATGAAAAAGGTATTCAGTTTGGTTATGATCGGAATTCTTGCTGCTTCTGCCGTGTTTGCCCAAGGTAGCGGTGAAGGGCAGTCAGGAGCAAAAAAAGTAAAATTGACTATTGCGGGAAGGGACGGTGCCTATGGAGATGCCATGCAGATTGCAGTCAATGACTATATGGCACAACATCCGAATGTTGATATCGAACTGTTGAAACTTTCAGGCAGCAGCCTCTTCGAGAAGACAGTCATTGATATCAAGACCCAGACAGGAACATACGACATCATATTGATTGATGATACCAACGTCACACAATTCCAGAAATCAGGCTGGTTGGTCGATTTGGACAACTTGTATAAAGAAGAAGGAAAGACTGTGGATTCTGACCTGATTCCATCCACAGTAAAACTGGGACGTTATCCATATGCGGACAATGGTACACTCTTTGCCATGCCGATCGTAGGAAATGTTGAACTGTTCGCCTACAGAAAGGACCTGATGGCAAAATATGGTTATGAGAACCCAACGACCTATTCACAGATTCTGGAAGCCGTGAAAAAAATTGATGCAGGAGAAAAGGGTGTGGACGGAGTTGTCTTCAGAGGAGTCAAAGGCAATCCGATCGTAACAGGTTTCCTCCCAATATTCTGGGCTTTCGGCGGGCATGTACTTGATGCAGATGGAAACGTCACATTTGACTCACCGCAAGCACGTGCAGCAATGAACTATTTCCTTGAATTGGCAAAATATGCACCGGAAGGTGTATCCATGTACCAGTCTACACAAGTCAAGGATGCTATCTATGCCGGCACAGCTGCAGTAGCTACTGAAGTATGGCCCGGTTGGATCGGAGAACTTGAGAATCCTGAAAAGTCCAAGGTTGTCGGAAAGGTAGCAGTCGTAAAAAGCCCAGGAGAAAAAGTCAATGCATCATCCATGCTTGGCGTTTGGCTTGCCGCAATCCCTACGACTTCCCAACATCAGAAAGCAGCTTTCGATTTCCTGCAGTTCCTGACAAGCAAGGACATGCAGTCAAAGATGTCTCTTGAAACAGGTGTACCGCCTACAAGGGTTTCTGTATTCAAGGAAGAAGCACAACAGGCCAAGTATCCTTGGTACACTGCTCAGTTGGATGCACTTGAAAATGGTGTTGCAAGACCAAGATCGGTAAAATGGAAGGAAATTGAAGACCAATTGGGTACAGTCCTTCAGGAAGCAATCCTCGGCAACTATGATGCGAAGCAAGCTGTTGCTGAAGCCACAAAGGACATAAAGTCAGTATTGGAATAG
- a CDS encoding dicarboxylate/amino acid:cation symporter, which produces MIIGAILGLIFGQHILWIAPFGSLFVRLLKMIVMPIIISTLICGAASISPATLGKVGIRIVLIYLLTSAFAVFIGLLSGVIFHPSADLNGFALASVAGKQAASVSLSDTLLGIVPTNVFSSIVQSQVLPVIFFSILFGLGISYLTTSKDEKIKKSGDTMLSFFNGVSQVMTNMVGGIMQYAPIGVLALIAEVFAKQGAKIVGSLGMVTVACFSGYLLQILLVYVGMITLFGLNPRKFWHEAKNPFVTGLGTRSSYGTLPVTMQAAENLGVSKDIYSFSLPLGATINMDGTAIYQGVCATFICLTATGAPLTPTQMGIVILTATLMSIGTAGVPGAGALMLLMVLDSIGLKVEAGTAVAAAYAMILGIDAILDMGRTALNVTGDLASTSCVAKSLGQIDEKKFNKIK; this is translated from the coding sequence ATGATTATAGGTGCCATATTGGGACTTATCTTCGGACAGCACATTCTTTGGATAGCTCCCTTTGGTTCCCTATTTGTCAGACTGCTGAAGATGATCGTCATGCCGATCATCATCTCAACTCTGATTTGTGGTGCAGCATCAATCAGCCCAGCTACCTTAGGCAAAGTCGGTATCCGCATTGTTCTGATTTATCTGCTTACTTCCGCTTTTGCAGTATTCATCGGCCTTCTCTCCGGTGTCATATTCCATCCCAGCGCAGACTTGAATGGTTTTGCATTGGCTTCCGTAGCAGGCAAGCAGGCAGCTTCTGTTTCTCTTTCCGATACTTTGCTTGGCATCGTCCCGACGAATGTCTTCTCATCCATCGTACAGTCTCAGGTATTGCCTGTCATATTCTTTTCAATTCTCTTCGGGCTAGGGATTTCCTATCTCACTACAAGCAAAGATGAAAAGATCAAGAAATCCGGTGATACAATGCTCAGTTTCTTCAACGGAGTTTCTCAAGTCATGACAAACATGGTAGGAGGCATCATGCAATACGCTCCTATAGGTGTGCTTGCCCTGATTGCCGAAGTATTCGCAAAACAAGGTGCAAAGATCGTCGGTTCCCTTGGTATGGTCACCGTTGCATGCTTCAGCGGCTATCTGCTTCAGATCCTGTTGGTCTATGTAGGAATGATCACGCTCTTTGGTCTCAATCCACGCAAATTCTGGCATGAAGCAAAGAACCCGTTTGTAACAGGATTAGGTACCCGTTCTTCCTATGGCACACTTCCCGTAACCATGCAAGCAGCAGAAAACTTAGGCGTTTCAAAAGATATCTATAGTTTTTCTCTTCCTCTTGGAGCTACGATCAACATGGATGGTACTGCAATCTATCAAGGAGTCTGTGCCACTTTCATTTGTCTGACGGCAACAGGAGCTCCTCTTACACCAACCCAGATGGGTATCGTCATCCTGACAGCTACCCTCATGTCCATCGGGACAGCAGGAGTTCCCGGTGCAGGAGCACTGATGCTTCTGATGGTTCTTGATTCAATCGGATTGAAAGTTGAAGCAGGTACGGCAGTTGCCGCTGCTTATGCAATGATTCTCGGGATTGATGCCATATTGGATATGGGACGTACAGCATTGAATGTCACAGGAGATCTGGCTTCCACTTCATGCGTAGCAAAATCTCTGGGACAAATTGACGAAAAGAAATTCAATAAAATCAAATAA
- a CDS encoding sugar ABC transporter permease, translating into MKQLNSRRDSSAFFYWLMLPTVLVIAILTIYPLIRVFTLSFYKYNFISDTPTYIGTKNYATITHDALFWQSLKNTLVFSMLATFFEVFFGTVLAIVFQRKFKHKQLFMTLIIFPMMLSTMVICAIWRVMYHYDIGLFNYLLTALSMQKVGWLISPDQALYSIVYVDIWQWTPFCFLLAQAAMSSIDEYLYEAAAIDGATFSQSLRKITLPLIRPQIYLLITLRIIDTFKLYGKVYALTMGGPGNATETLSFYIYREGFSYFNLGRSSTASILTLVIVSLIASLSVRQSLKDI; encoded by the coding sequence ATGAAACAACTCAATTCACGAAGGGACAGTTCTGCATTTTTCTATTGGCTCATGCTCCCTACCGTACTCGTCATTGCGATACTTACCATCTATCCATTGATCAGAGTATTTACTTTGTCTTTCTACAAATATAACTTCATAAGTGATACACCGACTTACATCGGTACAAAGAACTATGCAACCATTACCCATGACGCACTTTTCTGGCAATCATTGAAAAACACACTTGTATTTTCCATGCTTGCAACATTTTTTGAAGTATTTTTCGGAACCGTACTGGCAATTGTCTTCCAGCGGAAATTCAAACATAAGCAATTGTTCATGACATTGATCATATTTCCCATGATGCTTTCTACAATGGTCATCTGTGCCATCTGGCGCGTCATGTACCACTACGATATCGGTCTTTTCAACTATCTGCTTACCGCTCTTAGCATGCAAAAAGTCGGCTGGCTGATTTCTCCTGACCAAGCACTTTACTCAATTGTCTATGTAGATATCTGGCAATGGACACCTTTCTGTTTTTTATTGGCGCAGGCAGCCATGTCTTCGATTGACGAATATCTCTATGAAGCAGCTGCAATAGATGGGGCAACCTTTTCCCAAAGTTTAAGGAAAATAACCCTTCCGCTCATAAGGCCACAGATATATCTGCTGATTACATTGAGAATCATCGATACATTCAAGCTCTACGGCAAGGTGTATGCATTGACTATGGGAGGCCCAGGCAATGCAACTGAGACACTGTCTTTCTACATTTATAGGGAAGGTTTTTCCTATTTCAACCTTGGACGCTCTTCCACTGCGTCTATACTGACGCTCGTCATCGTCAGCCTTATCGCAAGCCTGTCAGTCAGACAGTCATTGAAGGACATCTAA
- a CDS encoding carbohydrate ABC transporter permease yields MQNHYSKTSTILFRVLVCILLVITLFPIYWIINTSFKGSLEVVSPIPTFFPHKPTLENFTNVLTSGFWGNLLNSLIVTVCATLLSLVLAYCSSYALVRHNFPLKFNLVFLIWILIVKVLPPVVLAIPLYMMLNFFKLINHLSALIIVYQVYTLPYCIWMIFGFLKAVPKEYEEAALIDGASRSYILFRIVMPLVRAGLIATSIFAAITAWDEFLFALLFIRTPAKLTLPLVIVNYIGEYETLWGELMAIGLFTAIPMLLFTNFVYKYYTQGFSMNLK; encoded by the coding sequence ATGCAGAACCATTATTCCAAGACATCAACAATCCTATTCAGGGTACTTGTATGCATATTGCTTGTCATAACGCTGTTCCCGATCTATTGGATCATCAACACCTCGTTCAAGGGATCTTTGGAAGTGGTATCACCTATACCGACATTTTTCCCTCATAAACCGACATTGGAAAATTTTACAAATGTGCTTACTTCGGGATTCTGGGGAAATCTGCTCAATTCACTGATCGTTACCGTCTGTGCAACGCTGCTTTCACTTGTCCTTGCCTACTGCAGTTCCTATGCACTGGTCAGGCATAATTTTCCCCTGAAATTCAATCTTGTATTCCTCATCTGGATACTCATCGTCAAGGTACTCCCACCTGTCGTACTTGCGATACCGCTCTATATGATGCTCAACTTCTTCAAGCTGATCAATCATCTCAGCGCATTGATCATAGTATACCAAGTCTACACCTTGCCATACTGCATCTGGATGATCTTTGGATTCCTCAAGGCAGTACCCAAGGAATATGAGGAAGCTGCCCTGATCGACGGAGCAAGCAGAAGCTACATACTCTTCAGGATCGTCATGCCTTTGGTCCGGGCCGGCTTGATCGCAACTTCCATATTTGCCGCAATCACAGCCTGGGATGAATTCCTGTTTGCCTTGCTGTTCATCAGGACACCGGCAAAGCTGACACTGCCATTGGTCATAGTCAACTATATCGGAGAGTATGAAACACTCTGGGGCGAACTCATGGCGATCGGCTTGTTCACGGCAATTCCTATGCTTCTGTTTACGAACTTCGTGTATAAATACT